From a region of the Salvelinus alpinus chromosome 2, SLU_Salpinus.1, whole genome shotgun sequence genome:
- the LOC139560528 gene encoding galanin receptor type 2-like, translated as MADNGSVWSNDSGSGDEETGVGSVELVLVLVMDVLILVLGVTGHSLVMVILCGRRRRRAGPRGQHNQGNMTGTGTDTLLLALSAADLLLLSMLPFHTVAIAMQHWPFGDFLCRLVSFLGAACSSASAFTLAALAVTRYLTVVEPTQAYRLLTPRRVALTSAALWLPACALAAPQLAFRSVGARRIAPDSLACFNFLSHNGQLAYGACQFLLSFALPLGVIAVAYGGIYVFLWRSRRDSRAPQVERYQRKVTQTSALLVLAFTLCWLPSYGLTFALLGGGSHGATGSSPRFGPFSVFARITATSSTVANPILYVLMSQKFRQDLLELGRRGAMGGGQ; from the coding sequence atgGCAGATAATGGATCTGTGTGGAGTAATGACAGTGGTTCTGGTGACGAGGAGACTGGGGTCGGCAGTGTGGAGCTGGTCCTGGTTCTAGTGATGGATGTCCTGATCCTGGTGCTGGGTGTGACGGGGCACTCCCTGGTGATGGTCATCCTGTGTGGTCGTCGTAGAAGAAGGGCAGGTCCGAGGGGTCAACACAACCAGGGGAAcatgacagggacagggacagacacCCTCCTGCTGGCCCTGAGTGCGGCCGACCTTCTCCTCCTTTCCATGCTGCCCTTCCACACCGTCGCCATAGCGATGCAGCACTGGCCCTTCGGGGACTTCCTGTGTCGGCTGGTGAGCTTCCTGGGCGCCGCCTGCTCCTCGGCTAGTGCCTTCACGCTGGCCGCCCTGGCCGTGACGCGGTATCTGACCGTGGTGGAGCCAACCCAGGCCTACCGCCTTCTTACTCCTCGCCGCGTGGCGCTGACCTCCGCTGCTCTCTGGCTTCCCGCTTGTGCCCTGGCTGCCCCACAGCTGGCCTTCCGCTCTGTGGGTGCCCGGCGCATCGCCCCCGACAGCCTGGCCTGCTTCAACTTCCTGTCGCACAACGGCCAGCTGGCCTATGGAGCCTGCCAATTCTTGCTGTCCTTCGCCCTGCCACTGGGCGTCATCGCTGTGGCCTACGGCGGGATCTACGTGTTCCTGTGGCGGAGTCGGAGGGACAGCCGAGCGCCCCAGGTGGAGCGATACCAACGGAAGGTGACCCAGACTTCGGCCCTGCTGGTGCTGGCCTTTACCCTGTGCtggttgccctcctacggcctgaCCTTTGCCCTCCTGGGGGGAGGCAGCCATGGGGCCACGGGGTCATCACCCCGCTTCGGGCCCTTCAGCGTGTTCGCCCGCATCACGGCCACCTCCTCTACCGTGGCCAACCCCATCCTCTACGTCCTCATGTCCCAGAAGTTCAGACAGGACCTGCTGGAGCTGGGTCGCAGAGGTGCCATGGGTGGGGGTCAGTAA